In Mustelus asterias chromosome 30, sMusAst1.hap1.1, whole genome shotgun sequence, a genomic segment contains:
- the LOC144481066 gene encoding uncharacterized protein LOC144481066, with protein sequence MEGKSTVHSGEKPYTCSVCGREFSQSSYLSEHKCRHNREKLWKCKDCGKGFKSPSELEIHLRSHTGERPFSCSECGKGFTKLSNLVAHQQSHTEETPFICSDCGKGFTRSSYLLLHRRVHTGEWPYTCSTCGKGFSRLSDRLIHERIHTGERPFTCSTCGKGFTTSSALLIHHRLHTGERPFKCPICVKCFKSSNECMSHQRIHTDERPFKCFHCGTGFKHSSTLNVHQRIHTGERPFILPKFGKAFTTSSIQRTHQQVHKVSEGEDLQSGSSDLSSPQDLLEFLNLL encoded by the coding sequence atggaaggaaaaagcaccgttcacagtggggagaaaccatacacgtgttctgtgtgtggacgagaatTCAGCCAATCATCTTACCTGTCAGAACATAAATGCCGTCACAacagggagaaactgtggaaatgtaaagattgtgggaagggattcaaatcccCATCAGAGTTGGAAATTCATctgcgcagtcacactggggagagaccattctcctgctccgagtgcgggaagggattcactaagttATCCAACCTGGTAGCACACCAGCAAAGCCACACTGAAGAGacaccgttcatctgctctgactgtgggaagggattcactcggtcatcttaCTTGCTgctacaccggcgagttcacaccggggagtgGCCGTACACCTGCTCcacgtgtgggaaaggattctctCGGTTGTCGGATCGTTTGATACATgagcgaattcacacaggggagagaccgttcacctgctcaacatgtgggaaaggattcactacctcCTCCGCCCTGCTGATACACCaccgacttcacactggggagaggccttttaaGTGCCCCATCTGCGTGAAGTGCTTTAAAAGCTCCAATGAATGCATGTCCcatcaacgtattcacactgacgagagaccattcaagtgctttcactgtgggactgggttcaaacaTTCATCTACTCTCaatgtacaccagcgaattcacactggggagagaccgttcattcTACCCAAGTTTGGGAAGGCATTCACTACCTCATCCATCCAGCGgactcaccagcaagttcacaa